The genomic segment TTCTTAATTCATCGCACATCTGTAAGCTGAATATTCTTTCATCATTTGCGCATAGAAGTCCATAAGCTTTAAAATCCTCATAAACTCAGTGGGTCATATAATTCACACACCGCAGTAAAGTTATTTCTGAATGTTGCTATACATCACATAAAATTTATTCCGTTACGCTCATATTTACCCTACACCCACCATGACAGTAGGGTGTGTCACAGCAATAGCCTAAATTGTCTTCACAAAGATGCTTCATTTCCATAGAATGGCCATAATAATAAGAGAGGTTGTTATGATTGAACGTGAACTGGGGAACTGGAAAGAATTTATCGAAGGCATGCTTCGTAAATGAGATTCAGTAAGAATTGCAAGAGCACTTAAATAAGTAAAATAACCATGGTGTGAAATAATCACACACTAAACAGGCGGCTTGAGTGCCGCCTTTTTTATATCTGCCATATCCTTAACGTTATTCAGGACGCTCCTTCAGCGGGAAGCGGCGACGCACCAGCACAAAGAACAGGGGAACAAAATAAATAGCCAGCACGGTGGCTGAAATCATGCCGCCCATCACCCCGGTGCCCACCGCGTGCTGGCTGCTAGAACCCGCGCCCGAGCTGGTGGCCATCGGTAACACCCCAAAGACAAACGCCAGAGAGGTCATCAGGATCGGACGCAAGCGCTGACGGCAGGCGTACAGCGTGGCGGCCGTGAGTTCATGCCCTTTGGCATTCATCTCGTTGGCAAATTCAACAATCAGAATGGCGTTTTTCGCCGATAGCCCGATAACGGTGAGCAGCCCCACCTGGAAATAAACATCGTTTTCAAGCCCACGCATCCAGGTCGCCAGCAGCGCCCCGATAACGCCGAGTGGGACAACCAGCATGACCGAGAACGGGACTGTCCAGCTTTCATACAGCGCGGCAAGACAGAGGAAAACCACCAGCAGTGAGAGCGCGTAAAGCGCTGGCGCCTGAGCGCCGGAGAGGCGTTCCTGATACGACATCGCCGTCCACTCCAGGCCAAAACCGGTCGGTAACTGCTGCACCAGTTTTTCCATGATATCCATCGCGGTACCGGTACTGACCCCTGGCGCGGCTTCGCCCACAATCTCCAGCGCCGAATAGCCGTTATAGCGTTCCAGGCGCGGCGAACCTGTCTCCCAGCGCGAGGTAGCGAACGCCGAGAACGGCACCATGCCGCCCGCGTTATTACGCACATACCAGCGGTTTATATCATCCGGCAGCATGCGATATTTCGCGGCAGACTGAACGTACACTTTCTTCACGCGGCCACGGTCCATAAAGTCGTTCACATAGCTGGAGCCCCATGCCGTTTGCAGCGTGTCGTTAATATCATCAATAGAGACGCCCAAAGCCTGTGCCTTACGCTGGTCGATATCAACCTGTAGCTGCGGGCTATCATCCAGACCGTTGTGACGAACGCGGGTCAACTGCGGCTCTTTACCGGCCAGGTCGAGCAGTTTATCGCGTGCGGCCATTAACGCATCGTGCCCGGCCCCCGCGTGATCCTGCAATT from the unidentified bacterial endosymbiont genome contains:
- the ypfM gene encoding protein YpfM, with the translated sequence MIERELGNWKEFIEGMLRK